From a single Nicotiana tomentosiformis chromosome 2, ASM39032v3, whole genome shotgun sequence genomic region:
- the LOC104121435 gene encoding uncharacterized protein, with translation MAFYTQIFLVFAISFFLTTLPSKAYKNYPTPSQSHAPALSPQQSSSSSTSTSSSSSSSSSASASSLSSLTASVASTTTFEIPKNIPVVSTGDVSIFVKAIMDATMSKTDEFITKVIDKRLAEPNTDIYAKDCLETCKSVFEDAKDAMKRTEEDVKAGNMYKANVDVSAMSTNIDTCNECATSIYGFDPEFKKFDNWAQGIASDCLDKITGQSS, from the coding sequence ATGGCGTTTTATACCCAAATATTTCTTGTCTTCGCCatttctttcttccttacaaCCCTCCCCTCTAAGGCATACAAAAATTACCCCACTCCATCACAATCCCATGCACCTGCCCTTTCCCCACAACAATCCTCCTcctcctcgacctcgacctcatcctcatcctcatcctcatcctctgcctcggcctcttcATTGTCGTCCCTAACTGCTTCTGTAGCCTCTACAACAACTTTTGAAATTCCAAAAAACATCCCCGTTGTATCAACAGGGGATGTCTCGATATTTGTAAAAGCTATCATGGACGCAACAATGTCCAAGACCGACGAATTTATTACCAAAGTCATTGACAAACGTTTGGCTGAACCAAACACAGATATTTATGCTAAGGATTGTCTTGAGACATGCAAATCTGTCTTTGAAGATGCAAAGGATGCAATGAAGAGGACTGAGGAAGATGTCAAAGCAGGAAATATGTACAAAGCTAATGTGGATGTTAGTGCAATGTCAACAAACATTGATACTTGCAATGAATGTGCTACTTCTATATATGGATTTGATCCTGAGTTCAAGAAATTTGACAATTGGGCACAAGGGATTGCTAGTGATTGCCTTGATAAGATTACTGGCCAAAGCAGTTAA